One segment of Triticum aestivum cultivar Chinese Spring chromosome 2A, IWGSC CS RefSeq v2.1, whole genome shotgun sequence DNA contains the following:
- the LOC123190788 gene encoding crossover junction endonuclease EME1: MAPQAPVVEIIDDDDDDGVGVAASPPALLSGRRSRATPPPAAADDSPDFLGAFSPSPPAPKRRATPSTAAALDSPDWLGAFSPSPPAPKRRATPSPAAALDSLDFLDAFTRSPPVPKRRAPASATPIVLDDDTPPPPRRRPSPTPILLLDDTPPSPFAPEIPDIAVAATPPAYATPRSTGSSSVPGSSSTGRAHESSGASCPISLDSDDELDDFGSTTEPLVKLILPCGNSSPQEQDDDNMEENAPPIKERKGQKRLNKEEKDKMIEEKKRQREEKRLQKEANKIQQAEKKKSAKEKAEWASGKRALESIVAKIDSKVIETGSIGGALLTMFSEKKLSYQVERNPMRGSILWKMVSPNDQEPALEPYILFVLQAEEFCDLISSGKFLDHVLKARSLYPTFTICYVTHKLMKYIYDREQSQYKNSDSSNRWKRPPVEGFVQISNTLR; encoded by the exons ATGGCGCCCCAGGCCCCGGTCGTCGAGAtcatcgacgacgacgacgacgacggtgtcGGCGTGGCCGCCTCCCCTCCCGCGCTCCTCTCAGGCAGGCGCTCCCGCGCCACTCCCCCGCCCGCGGCAGCCGACGACTCTCCGGACTTCCTCGGGGCCTTCTCCCCCTCCCCGCCGGCCCCGAAGCGGCGCGCCACTCCCTCGACCGCGGCGGCCCTCGACTCTCCGGACTGGCTCGGGGCCTTCTCCCCCTCCCCGCCCGCCCCGAAGAGGCGCGCCACTCCCTCGCCCGCGGCGGCCCTCGACTCTCTCGACTTCCTCGATGCCTTCACCCGGTCCCCGCCCGTCCCGAAGCGGCGCGCGCCCGCGTCCGCGACCCCGATCGTCCTCGACGACGACACCCCTCCCCCGCCAAGGCGGCGCCCATCCCCGACGCCCATCCTCCTCCTCGACGACACGCCTCCCTCGCCGTTCGCTCCGGAGATCCCGGACATTGCTGTTGCGGCGACACCGCCAGCGTACGCCACCCCGCGCTCGACTGGGTCCTCCAGCGTCCCAGGCTCCTCTTCGACTGGCCGCGCGCATGAATCGTCTG GAGCTTCTTGTCCAATATCTCTGGACAGTGATGATGAGTTGGATGACTTTGGGTCGACCACAGAGCCATTGGTCAAGTTGATTTTACCCTGTGGAAATTCTTCTCCGCAAGAACAGGATGACGACAACATGGAAGAGAATGCTCCACCGATCAAAGAAAGAAAG GGACAGAAGAGATTAAATAAAGAAGAGAAAGATAAAATGATTGAAGAGAAGAAACGACAGCGAGAG GAAAAAAGGTTGCAGAAAGAAGCTAATAAAATTCAACAAGCAGAGAAAAAGAAGTCGGCCAAAGAAAAAGCAGAATGGGCTTCAGGCAAACGTGCTTTAGAATCCATTGTCGCCAAGATCGACTCAAAGGTCATAGAAACTGGCTCAATCGGAG GTGCTCTCCTGACAATGTTTTCAGAAAAGAAACTTTCCTATCAAGTTGAGCGTAATCCAATGAGGGGATCAATTTTGTGGAAGATGGTTTCTCCAAATGATCAG GAGCCAGCTTTGGAGCCATATATCCTATTTGTGCTCCAAGCTGAGGAATTCTGTGATCTTATAAGCAGTGGAAAGTTCTTGGATCATGTTCTCAAAGCTCGAAGTCTCTATCCAACTTTCACTATTTGCTATGTCACTCATAAATTGATGAAATACATATATGATAG AGAGCAAAGCCAGTATAAGAATTCCGACAGTTCTAATAGATGGAAACGTCCACCTGTGGAAG GTTTTGTGCAAATTAGTAACACACTACGATAG
- the LOC123190789 gene encoding crossover junction endonuclease EME1, producing MSSLEDALGDSAMAPTIGSRVSAARIAVVELEDDDDDTAASTPAPRSRASRGLLDASSSSPAFPKRRLPMSPICIDDDTPPPPPKRREPGSAAPGTGTPPSFVPCSLAPRPRAAAPPGSFFPSPFRAAALQIPGPSAPGSIDLDIVVLETPGYTPVRRAGASPGFVPCSLSPRSGGDGPRTPDSVLRRNIDFEDAADLEIPGSASPGSADPDIVVLETPGFTTSRAAGPSSVPVGTPPSFVPCSLAPQSRGAAVPNAPVLPRSFDFDAADDLGIPGPAFPGSTGPNAETRFFPNPRLDVAGPSTFRGPSSPISLDSDDELDDFGYKEPSGNLILPCEESMREEERNDNTEEGKTTQEKRRLIKEGKAKMVEEKKRQREENKLMKEAIKAQKAEQKKYAKEKDEWESGKHALKSIVAEIDSTIIETGSVGGTLLTRFAEKGLKYRVQANPIKGSILWKMEVPQIGQDPASVAEVPYILFVLQAEEFCDLISSGFFWDHVRLVQDRYPTFTVCYVTNKLMNYINKCERAQYRNAPNVNSWKRPPVEEVLCKLATHHVKVHSRQCTDEAEVAEHVVGLTSSLANCRFRKPLSWLSVHANGAVIPKNFIDKDLAKKDTWMKALIAIPKVQPRFALAIWKKYSTMRSLLKVYMDSTKTVREKELLLQDLMCEDRVGEESRRLGPVCSRRVYRTLMAEDGAVEADAAAE from the exons ATGAGTTCGCTGGAGGACGCCCTGGGAGACAGCGCCATGGCGCCGACCATCGGCTCCCGGGTCTCCGCCGCCCGCATCGCCGTCGTCGAgctcgaggacgacgacgacgacaccgccGCCTCCACCCCCGCCCCCCGCTCCCGCGCCTCCCGGGGCCTCctcgacgcctcctcctcctccccggccTTCCCCAAGCGCCGGCTGCCGATGTCCCCCATCTGCATCGACGACGACacccctccgcccccgccgaagCGGCGAGAGCCCGGATCCGCCGCGCCCGGGACCGGCACTCCCCCGTCGTTCGTCCCGTGCTCGCTCGCcccccgcccccgcgccgccgctcCCCCCGGTTCTTTCTTCCCGAGCCCGTTCCGCGCCGCTGCTTTGCAGATCCCTGGGCCGTCTGCCCCCGGATCTATCGACCTGGACATTGTTGTCCTGGAGACGCCGGGCTACACCCCCGTGCGCCGGGCCGGGGCCTCCCCGGGGTTCGTCCCGTGCTCGCTCAGCCCCCGCTCCGGCGGCGATGGTCCCCGCACGCCTGATTCTGTTCTCCGGCGCAATATCGACTTCGAAGATGCCGCTGATCTGGAGATCCCCGGGTCGGCTTCCCCCGGCTCTGCCGACCCCGACATTGTTGTCCTGGAGACCCCGGGCTTCACCACCTCGCGCGCGGCCGGGCCTTCCAGCGTCCCAGTCGGGACTCCCCCGTCGTTCGTTCCGTGCTCACTCGCCCCCCAATCCCGTGGCGCTGCTGTTCCTAATGCGCCTGTTCTTCCGCGCTCGTTCGACTTTGATGCTGCTGATGATTTGGGGATCCCTGGGCCGGCTTTCCCCGGATCTACCGGCCCCAACGCTGAGACACGTTTCTTCCCCAACCCGCGTTTGGATGTGGCAGGCCCCTCCACTTTTCGAG GACCTTCTTCCCCGATATCTTTGGATAGTGATGATGAGCTGGATGACTTTGGGTACAAAGAGCCATCGGGCAATTTGATTTTACCCTGTGAAGAGTCCATGCGGGAAGAGGAGAGAAACGACAACACAGAAGAAGGAAAGACAACGCAG GAAAAGAGGAGACTAATAAAGGAAGGGAAAGCGAAAAtggttgaagaaaagaaacgacaGCGGGAG GAAAATAAGCTCATGAAAGAAGCTATTAAAGCTCAAAAGGCAGAGCAGAAgaaatatgcaaaagaaaaagacgAGTGGGAATCAGGAAAACATGCTTTAAAATCTATTGTGGCTGAGATCGACTCAACAATCATTGAAACTGGCTCAGTTGGAG GTACCCTTCTAACAAGGTTTGCGGAGAAGGGCCTTAAGTATCGAGTTCAGGCTAATCCAATCAAGGGATCGATTTTGTGGAAGATGGAGGTTCCTCAAATTGGCCAG GACCCAGCTTCAGTGGCAGAAGTACCGTATATTCTATTTGTGCTTCAAGCTGAGGAATTCTGCGATCTTATCAGCAGTGGGTTCTTCTGGGATCATGTTCGCCTTGTTCAAGATCGCTATCCAACATTCACTGTTTGCTACGTCACTAATAAATTGATGAACTACATAAATAAATG CGAGCGGGCTCAGTATAGGAATGCACCCAATGTTAATAGCTGGAAACGCCCACCAGTGGAAGAG GTTTTATGCAAGTTAGCAACACACCATGTTAAAGTTCACTCAAGGCAATGCACAGATGAAGCTGAAGTAGCCGAGCATGTTGTTGGCTTGACATCTAGTCTTGCAAATTGCAGATTCAG GAAACCACTGTCATGGTTATCTGTCCATGCTAATGGTGCAGTGATCCCTAAAAATTTCATTGATAAAGATCTGGCTAAGAAAGATACCTG GATGAAGGCTCTAATAGCTATCCCTAAAGTCCAGCCAAGGTTTGCCCTGGCAATCTGGAAGAAGTACAGTACCATGAGATCCCTTCTGAAAGTATATATGGATtccaccaaaact GTTCGCGAGAAGGAGCTTCTGCTGCAGGACCTGATGTGCGAGGACCGCGTAGGCGAGGAAAGCCGAAGGCTGGGACCAGTATGCTCTAGAAGGGTTTACAGGACTCTCATGGCAGAAGATGGAGCAGTGGAAGCGGATGCTGCTGCCGAGTAA